ACCTGCTTCTATTATTTATGCTTATAGAGTTAGTCTCACTACCTAATATGTTATATTTCATGCAGAATTGCTTAATGCTTATAATGATGCTATTAGGATGTGAGACTTTTTCTTCAAATACTGTTATGCATCTGGATTTCCAAATTTGCCACATTATGACTGTGGCTAAAAGGATACTTTTCTCATTTTTGAATGAGATGATGCTCTGAGCTTGGTTCCAGGATTTTATCCAGTCTTGCAAAGAGTTGAAGTGTTGCTGGGAGTGCATTGATTCTGGTAGTAGCGTAAACCAAATGGCTTTTGCCAGATCACACTGCATAAGAATGTGCATGTCAGTCTCTAGGTGTTGTTTGCAGAAAGGGCAGCTATAGTCCTCCACTTGAATGTATCTTCCCAATTTGGTTCTTGTTTGCAGAATGTCTTTTAAACATCTCCAGAGGAATAATTTAAGCTTGTAAGGAAGCTTTAAGTGCCAGATTTTCAGCCaaaatttttgttcttctttgttgATGCAGTCTCCATTTGCTTCTTGAATTAGTGCTTTGTAGGTGGACTGAACTGTGAAAGTTCCATTTCTTGTAAGACTCCAGTTGATAGTATCTCTGGCATTTCCTGAGATTCTGatttcttcaattttcttcttctctgtgttGCTGAAAACTTGATCCAGTTTTTGCCGATTCCATTGTAGAGTCTCTTGCTGGATAAGGCTCTGAACTGTATCATTACTGTCAGAGAATTGTGTTGCATTTGAGAGCTGAGAGTGATGAACATCTACAATCCAATTGTGTCTCCATATTTTGACTCTAGAACCATCCCCCATATTCCAAATGTAATACTTCTTTACAATCTGTAATCCTCTATATATGTTTTTCCATATCCAGGAGCCATTAGAAGTAATATTATCACTTAAAGGATCTTTGTTGTAGAAGTACTTGGCTCTCAAAATTCTTGCACAAAGAGAGTTCTGGTCTGTAATCATTTTCCAGGCCAATTTTGCTAGCAGAGCATCATTGAATTTTTTGGTGTTTTTGAATCCCATTCCACCCATTCTTTTGGGTTCACAAACTGCACCCCAAGAAATTTGGTTCAttccttctttattttctttcctcCACCAGTATCTTCTTTGGACTCTATCAATTGGATCAGTGACATACTTTGGCATTTTGAAGCATCCCATTTGATAATTTTCCATTGTActtagaactgattgaacttgaGTAGATCTGCCAGCCTGATCAACTATTTTTCCTTGCCAAGTGCTTAGCCTGTTTTGAACCTTTTCTTCTATTGGTTTAAAGCTTTATCTCTTATTCTTGCCTAAGAACAGGGGTAGACCAAGGTACTTTTCATTAAACCCATAGTcttcatttgaagaatactagtgATGTGATTGCATCTATGTGGTTGCATATGCTTGTTGAAGAACACACTGGATTTGTTGAAGTTCACTACTTGTCCAGAAGCATTACTGAATTTAATGATGATGTCTAGGAGATTCTTAATGTCTTGCTCTTTTCCTTAAAAGGAGACAGTCATCAGCAAACATCAAGTGATTGATGCTGGGACTATGTTGACTTGgttttattccttgtatttcctTAAACTCTCAGCCCTGCACATCATTCTTGAGAATCCTTCCATGCAAAGAATGAATAAGTATGGTGATATTGGATCACCTTGCCTTAAGCCTCTTGTGGGATTGAAAGGTTGACAAGAagaaccattaagaagaacaAAAGTTGAGGTAGTTCCAATGCATTAACTGATCATTTGGCACCATTTGTTGCAGAAGCCAAGATGTTTCATAATATCCACTAAGAACTTCCACTCAATCATGTCAAAATCTTTTGACATGTCTAGCTTGATACCCACCTCACCAAATTTACTTATACTTCTTTTCATGTGATCAACAATTTCATGAGCTATTATAGTATTATCTGAGATATTCTGTTTGGGACATAATCTGCTTGAAAGGGTGACACTATTTTTTGTAATATTGGTTTTAATCTGTTGGCAAGGATCTTGGAGATGATTTTGTAGTTTATGTTTCACAGGCTTATAGGTCTGTAATCTGATGGGTTTTGAGGACACTCAATTTTTGGGATCGGGGtttgaaaagtgtagttaagctccttTAGAAGGAATCCATTTCTGAAGAATTGTTGAACCATTTGAGTGATGTCTTCACTGACAATTCCCCAGCATTGTTGGTAGAAGCCTGCTTTAAAACCATCTGGTCCTAGTGCTGCCCAAGGTTTTATTTGAAAAACTGTGTCTTTGATTTCTTCTGAGTCAGGTACTCTTGTTAAACTAGCATTGTCTTCTGCTGTTATGCAAGGACTGATCAGACTTAAGATTTCCTCATTTTTCTGTGGATTTGAAGTAGTGGTGATGGAACTGAAGTGCTTGTTGAGAAGTAGTTCAATATCCTTTCTTTCTGAGTGTCATATTCCTAGATCATCCTTGAGAGAATCaatgtgatttcttcttcttctgaagttGGCTTTTGAATGGAAAAATTTGGTATTTATGCTCTCCTTCTTCAAAATGTTCTCTCTAGAGTTTTGATATTTCATACCAGAGTCCATTTTGTACCAGAATCTCAGTTCTTGATGAAGATTACTTAATTCATTTCCATTGTTGTGTCTCTGATTTGCTTGAGCATCTTGTATCTTTTTCTCCACTTCCTTGATGTGTTGATTCACATTACCAAAGACTTCATAGTTCCATTTCtgaatttattttttgtttgttttagtcTTGATACAGTTTGAAAAGATGCAGATTTTTGTTGGTGTTATTTCCAAGCTTTGACAATTACTTCTTTGCAAGAGTCTTGCTGTATCCAGTTCTCATAAAGTCTGAATGGCTTCTTGTTATCTTTCTCAGCTGGATTTGTATGTAGTAATATTGGTGAGTGTTCTGAACCAAAAGCTGTGAGGCTGTATGTTGTTGTTGCTTTAAAGTTGTCATGCCATTGTGTGTTTGCTATGGCCCTGTCTATTTTTAACTCCACTAGTTGGTCATTTTTTTGTGATTGCTCCATGTGTAGGGGTAGCCTGAGAATTTGACTTCCACTAGGTCAATTTGAAGAAGCCATTCCTTTATGCATTTGTTGATGCTGGATTGTGATTTTTCTGCCTTGGAGATCTTCTCTTGACTGCTGATGGTGATGTTTAGGTCTTCAATTATCATCCATGAAATTTGTATGTTCTGACTTCTAGTGGTGATATCTTCCCAGTGTTCCTTCTTTTCTTTGTACTTTGTACTTCCATAAAGACAGGTTAGAAGCCATTGTAAATTTCTAGGACCAGCCATGACCATGACTTCTATTAGGTTTCTTTGTTCGTTTGTTATTTGTATGCTCATACCATCCTTCCAAAGAAGAGCAATTCCTCCAGAGAGGCCAAAAGAAGATTGAGACCAATAATTGGGAAAACCAAAATGTCTAATAAATGAGTTGGTTTTTTTatggttggttttggtttctgaaATGAATACTATGTCAGGGTCATTACTATGAATGCAATGTTTCAAATGATCCGTAGAATCTTTCTGACTAATGCcctggcaattccaagccaaaattttcatttttctagGATTTTCAGTTGAACTCTTAAAAAGACTAAAACTATGAAAGTGAATGATATGCTTGTAAATATGAAAGTAAATGCTATATTGATAAAAACCAGAAAACTTGTAAAATAAATGAACTTGCAAAAAGAGGGGGATAGTGTTAACAATATTAAATACTTGGTCTTCTTGCCCTGCTTTTTGGTGGTACTGTGTCATAGCATTGCAATGCTGGTCCCAATCCCCCCTTGTCCTTGGTCCAAATCTTGAATTTCAGGTCCATACTGGTACACATTGTTTTCAGCTTGACTGTCAGCATCCATGAAAATGGGGTTGTCAAAATTCAGGTTCCTTGCAACATTTTCTCTGACTCTCTTTCCTTTCCTCTGACTAGAGCATTCCCCTGTTACATGGTGACTTCCAATTTCTTCAGAGAAGACAGCAGTAACATGATACCCATCAGATGGATTTTGAAAAACCACTTTGTTTGCAGCTGCAGCTTTCTTCTTGGACACTTTTCTGTTGATGGTTATTGGAGAACCATCTCCATATTTTGGTTTCATTGTCATAACATCTTGGAGTGATAAGTTGGTTTGTCCAAATTTGAAGAGAGCTTTGTTAGCCAGGGCTCTAACAAAGTTAGCCTTCCTTTCACACTCATCTTCATTATGATCTAAGACAAAACAAGCTGGACAAAGATTTCCTAGTTGTTTTTGATAGTAGAAAGGGATCCATTGAGTGTACCCAACTCCATTTTCAGTTAAAAGGCCTCTAATTAGAGGGGTCTTCACATTGATTTTGATGTTAGCACTGGCAGCATTTGAGTCTATAGGGTTACCATCTTCCGGATCCAAAGCTATGATTTCTCCCATTATTTTTGCAAACTTCTTCATTGTTTCCTCATCAAACAGTTCTGGGGGTAAATCCTTGAAATCAACCCAGAATTCTTGAGTGCTGAAATCCATTTTTTGAATCTGCACAAATGAATTGTAGGGTTTGACCATAAAGAGGTTTCCACTTACAGACCAAGGAGCATTCTCAAGGACCCAATTGACTTGATCCCAGTTTATGAATCTAACAATAAAATGGTTTGGGGATGGGTTTCTAATttgaattttctttatttttttcagcCAAATATTTTTGAGATGAAATTCCAGTGTTTATGGCTTCATAGGATCAGCAGCAAGAAGTTTCCCAACCACACTAGTGGCCCACGTCAAAATTCCTCTGTCAAGATTAACACTAGAATAGACAAAAGTTTGTCTAATCTCATCAGACTCAGAACTGTTGAGGTTTGTTGACATGAGTTGCTCTTCTAAGTAATTCATATCTCCCAAGTTTAGGTCCATGGTAATGAAATTTGAAGGAAgttttgattttggatttagGAGATTTGGGAGAATGATGATTAGGATGAGTAAATTCAACTTTGAGAATTTCCAATTTAAAGGGGGTTTGCATGGTTTGGAACTGAGACGTGTTCGATTTGTCATAGCTTTTTTGACACTAGTCCTCCAACAAGAAAAAAATGCAGGGGACTGAGGTTCACCATTGAATTGAGGAATAGCTTCAGATTTAGTATTCTCCGCCATTTACTTTAAAAACAGCCCAAGAACTTTGAAGAAGACAACCTTTGGGGGGACAACCTTTGCAATGACAACTTTGTACCAATACAAGGCAACAAAGACCAGGTATAACCTTAACACCTGCAAGCCATTCAACCAAAACCAGGAGGGTAAAAatgaaacagcaagatcaaaagTAGGTTAAGAAAATGACATGCAATCTTGAAAACTGAAGAACCTTTAATACATTTAAGAAACTAAACCCGAGATCAGACAATAAACAGAAGAAAAAGGTGAAAATTAAATGCTGGGTGACAGAGAAAATATTGAATAAACAGAAAAACTTATTGCATGATTCAGAGATTCATTAATGGTGAGCGGAGATCTGAGTTGACTTCCCTTGACTTATGTTAACTAATCGCCTGTCTACTAAGGAATGAGCTTGGACTATTATGGACCGGTCTGAGAGTTCACACTAAATTAATTAAAAAGGGcaattttggaactaaaataaaTATATGTATAAGGGGTGTTTCACTTTACTTCCAAATATCCACCCAAAAAATAAATAGTAGTCCCCCTCCAAAATggagtagtgcccaaaaaatcaTTCTATGTTAGACTGAAAGCAACACCTGATGAAGAGAAACGAAGAGAAAGTAAAGGGAGGCCGGTTTTGGGGGTTCGGTTGGAGATTTGGAGGCGGCTACTGGGAACAGAAAAGGAGCAGTCGTGAAGCGAgaacggaagaacaagagattgaagggaaaggagacgATTCGGTGACAAAGGTTTACTCTTTCCTCTaattttcttgtaattttttttatgggttttaagaaacccgTCGCTATGTTCTAATCCTTTTGTAACTCGGGTTTtatggagaaaactacttctagcATTAAGACCATTTAAATCGATATTTTGGTATTAGGCTATGTGGATTGAATTTCGAAATCCATTTTGAATTTAACGGGTTTTGTAATCTTATTTGTAatagtatttgataatccatgcttaggttaaatcatttgatgggttatacttagacgATGCAAATAATAATCGCAAATATATAAATACATAATCTCGATAACTTGCTTgccattataatttgataggccatgcttgggtgattttgatgggttatacttaggagatgcgGGTTTATTATCGAAAGTTATGCTAATAATAGGTGTTGAAATTGAACAAACATATAGACACATATTTGGAATTCGAATTCTTTGCGGTACTCAAATAGAAATAGTAGTGGAATCCATTGACCCTGGTTACTGACACTCTCTCTTATAATTTCCattttagtttagtttattttattatttcattatcaattataaaaatcccaaaaacatCATTGTTGGTTAGTCGGTTAGAGATATTGGTTACGtattttccaccgctcctcgtgggaacgacctgtacttgcatttgtctactagttagacactgtgctaTTGCGGTTTATATATATAAGGTTTTCCTAAATCCTATCACGTAGCAATAACAAATTATGAGAATACTCAATTAGAGCTTTATTAGAATGAAAAATCACTCTacatagtattgttaccttcctcaaagATAAATTGCGCTACAACTTTGAAGCaacactacggtgatatgttctccccttTCGTCAATACTTacttcttttgcataataggtacaACCTGTAGTTCATAATCCACCCCCTCTTACATAATGCTCCGAAAAGCCATATGTTGTAGCGAAAAACATGGATCATAATGAATTAAGCAAAAGAGTTATCAAGACTATAGAACACATATCAGATTTTATTAAGATGATTTCACCAAGTAAAATTAGCGTCTTCGTCAAGGAGATATATAAGTATAAGCATCTCctaaaatttcacagccgcactccccacaaagatataacaattacaCACAAGTTTAAATTGAACTCTccaccatttgatgtcattcccgagagaacaacattaAAAAAATTCTTGCCATTTACGAACAAAGTAGTACAAAGTGCTATGAGAGAGAGAGAGTCTGTGAATCTGTTTAAAGGCGATCAACTCGGTTTCAAATCGGCTTTCAACTCGTTCATTAATTTCTCAATCTTCATCGGTTCTGGTAAGAGTTTAATAAATTCTGGTGTTTTCAGATGAATTTTCAGGTGTTTTCAATGATTGGTGATAATGAAAATTATGATTAGTAGTCTTTAATtgaataagatgatggaatctaAATCTTGTTCTGGTtcgaaagaaaatatttctgcaaATAATTTTAGTGAATCTCCAAAGATTTTTTATGATCTTCCTGAGTGTGGTACACATGGAACTTCTCCTTCGCTTTTTATTCCTGATGATATAATGGATGATTCGATTGATGAATGGAAATTTAGTTTAATTGGTAGATTGGATCTTGTAACATTAAAATTTAAGATTGCAGAATCAACTCTTAAAAGGCAGTGGAAATTAAAGGGTTATGTCCAGCTTATTCCTCTGGGTAAaggatatttcatcatcaaattaGATATTGAAGAGGATAAAATGTATATTCTGGCTGGAAATTGGATTGTAGAAGAACAAAATCTCTCTTTTAAGAATTGGGAGCCAAATTTTAATCCTGCAGCACAGAAATCTACTTCAGCATATGTTTGGGTAAATTTTCCTGGTCTTAGTATTGAGTACTGGAAGGAGAAGATAATTATGCAAATGGGTAAGGCTATGGGTAAACCAATTAAGGTTGATGAAACAACACTGAAGAAGGAAGCGGGTTTCTATGCAAGTGTTTTTGTTGAGATTGATCTAACTAAGGCGAttccaagtaaaatttggtttgaatCTAAATATGGTGGGTTTTATCAAGCAATCCAAATTCCTAATTTACCTAAATTTTGTAACCATTGCCAAACAATAGGTCATTATGTTGCAGAATGTAGAAATAGGAGAAAGGAATAGATGCAATTTGTAGAAGTTATTGAACCAAAGAAATCCAAGCAGATTCGGAAGAAGGTTGAATCAAAGAAAAAGCAAACTCCATTTAAATCtggttttgatatttgtttcAGTACTCCTTCAAAGTTTAGTGTGATGGAACAAATAAATGAACACTTATTAGATAGTGATGAGGAAGTTGATGCAATAATACCTCCTGTTTCATCAAATGAAGCATCTACAAGTACATCTACAATAAATTCAGGTAAATTTCAGTTATTGCAAGATATGACTGAAGATATTTTCAATTCACATGTTGATTTCCCAGTATTAAATGTGGAACAAACACTTAAGTCAGCTTCAGGGGCACCTTCAATAAATGAAGTGATTCACATTGTTCCATCAGTAGAAAAAGAAGTTGTTCATGTTGAAGTTCCAAAGATAAAACAGAAAGCTACTAAACACATCAACATCATTAAAACAAGAAATCAATTGTCAGGTTTAGTGAATAAGGAGTTGCAAATTGGGAAACTGAGAGGGAGTAATTCTTCTCaacatcaatcaaatcaatgaagatTATTTTCTGGAATCTCAGAGGCCTTAGGAGAACAAAGGCCAAAGAGAAACTTAGAAGTTTAGTTAataatttttttccttctttagtGATCATAGCTGAACCAAAAGTTCAATATTCTGAGGATTTTTGCAAGAAATTAAGACTCAATGGAATGCACTATGAAGCTATCCATAATTCAACTGAATCAAGAAAGGGTAATATTTGGATATTATGGAGTTCTTCTATTCAGAGGCCCTCCATTTTTTCCATTACAGATCAGTCAATAACTGTTGAGGTTGGTGGTGCACTTATTACTGGAATTCATGCAAATTCATTAACATCTAATAGAAGAGAATTATGGTGTGAGATGGAAGATATCAACTCTTTTAATAAACCATGGCTTGCAATTGGAGATTTTAATTCTGTCCTtagagaggaagaaaaaaaaagaggtttAAGACCATTGAGAATATCAATGATGGAGTTTAGTAATTGTTTACATAGTTGTGGATTAATACATGCTCCTCATTCTGGTTTGGAGTTTTCTTGGTGCAACAATAGAGCTGGAAAAAAAAGGATAGTATGCAACTTAGACAGAGCTGTTTATAATGATAAATGGCTTGATTTATATCCTAGTTGGTATTACAAAGTAGGAGCAAGAGGGGTATCTGATCATAGTACCTTGTATGGAGGAAATTCTTCCATTCCTAAACCAACTAATGTACCATTCAGAGCTCTCAAGGTGTGGAAAGATCATTCTGGCTTTTTACCACTTATTAAAGAATCTTGGAGTAAGACAGTAAAAGGTAATCCTATCTATATTTTTATGTGCAAAGTTAAGAGatttaaaattgatataaaagaatGGAATTGGTCAACTTTTGGGGATGTGAATAAAAAGCTAAGTTTAGCAGAAAAGGAGGTAATGAATACTTCTATTGCTTCTGATCAAGAACCAGATAATATTTTTCTCTTAAACAAGCTTGTGACAGCAAGAGGCAAGTTGGAAGTTTTAGTAAAACAACAAAAGGAAATTATTCAGCAAAAATCTAGAGTTATGTGGCTAAAAGATGGAGCATCTAATACTAAGTTCTTCCATGTTAATATGAAAATAAGACAAGCTCAGAATATGATTGTGGAattagaagatgatgaatgaAATATTATTACTTCTCAAAGAGATATAGTTGCTAATCTTGTGAAATATTTTGAAGATAAATTTAAATTTCAAGCTGTGGATataaaccatcaatttttggatGCCATTCCAAAGGTGGTAGAGGTTGAAGATAATAAAATGCTGGAAGAAATTCCatcagaagaagaaattaaaaaagcTGTTTTTGATCTCAACCCAGAAAGTGcaccaggaccagatggttttGCTGGGTGGCTTTGTAGGTTTGCTTGGGAAATTATTGGAAATGATCTCATAAATGCAATTCAATGCAATACAATACTGTtggagaagaggtttcattccaGATGGGCTTAATGTTAATTTCCTCAAGCTGATACCTAAAGTTAATAATGCTAAGGGAGCAAAACAATTTAGGCCAATTGGCTTAATGAACTTTAGcttcaaaatatttacaaaaatttGGTCTACAAGATTGGGAGGTATAATTCATAAGATGATTTCACCTCAATAAGGAGCTTTCTTAAAAGGCAGAACAATACAAGAACAAATTGCATTAGCTTCTGAAATGGTTAATGAGTTGGATATTAAAAGAAGAGGAGGTAATTTTGGTTTAAAGatagatattactcaagcttaTGACTCACTGAGATGGGACTTTCTCTTCCAAGTTATGAGCAAATTTGGTATGTCTGACTCAGTCATCCATTGGCTTCAAATATGCTTAACTCGGCAAGA
Above is a genomic segment from Papaver somniferum cultivar HN1 chromosome 10, ASM357369v1, whole genome shotgun sequence containing:
- the LOC113315553 gene encoding uncharacterized protein LOC113315553, giving the protein MESKSCSGSKENISANNFSESPKIFYDLPECGTHGTSPSLFIPDDIMDDSIDEWKFSLIGRLDLVTLKFKIAESTLKRQWKLKGYVQLIPLGKGYFIIKLDIEEDKMYILAGNWIVEEQNLSFKNWEPNFNPAAQKSTSAYVWVNFPGLSIEYWKEKIIMQMGKAMGKPIKVDETTLKKEAGFYASVFVEIDLTKAIPSKIWFESKYGGFYQAIQIPNLPKFCNHCQTIGHYVAECRNRRKE